The segment CAGGGAAGAATGGATGGTTTCCCGCTTTGCGGATGAGCCGTTGAATTTCCTGCACAGAGTATTTTTTCTCTATTGGAATGGTGAAGGCATACAAGTGATTGCCAGCACAAACGTAGTACCTTGTGGAGAATGGGATGACTGTAGACTGTTGGAGGTGGGTATGAGATGGCTGTAGGCTGTCGGAGCTGAGAATGGAATGACCATAGGCTGCTGCGGCTGAGAATGGGATGACTATAGGCACCTTGAGCTGAGAATGAGGGAAATAGATGACTGTAGGCTGCTGGAGCTGAGAATGGGATGACTGTAGGCAGCTTGGGTTGAGAATGAGACAATAGGATGACTGTAGGCAGCTGGAGCTGAGAATGAGAGAATGGGATGACTATAGGCTGCAGGGGGTGAGAATGAGATGACTGTAGGCTGCTGGAGTTGAGAACGAGATGACTATAGGCTGCTGGAGCTGAGAATGGAATGGCTGTAGGCAGCTGGAGTTGAGAATGAGACAATGGGATGACTGTAGGCAGCTGGAGCTGAGAATGGAATGACTGTAGGTTGCTGGAGCTGAGAATGGAAATGGCTGTAGGCAGCTGCAGTTGAGAATGAGACAATGGGATGACTGTAGGCTGCGGGGGCTGATAATGAGATTAcgtaaacaaacatgtaatgGGGATGGCTGTATTTATTGTATGGCCCGGGATTAACAAGAGAGAAAGAAAATTCCCCAGATGTAGATATTACGACCCGAGTGTTTTCGTATCGTAATCATCCCATTTTAGGAAAACAATGTGCTAGTCTCTTGTCACACGTGATGGGGTACAGGTGAAATATTCCGATTTGAcgtaaaaacatatttcattcattcattgatgaTACGGACACAAACTTAATATTTAAGAATTTATTATTAAAAACCATTTTGACAAATAAAAGATCATAAGCTATATTGTTATTTACTAAAACAACTTTGGAAATCCTGTGTAAACCCGCTGCCTCACACAAATACCTCATTAATCAAACAGTGTGAAAATATTTTCGACCATTATTGTTTACTTAGGTAAACAACAGAGAAAGCTTAACCTCTAGAACACGAGCAgcgggcttcacactttgtactcatAGTCATAAGGAGAATCGAACTTGAGTTTTAAACGTGATGGGCAAATGCCTTACCATCTCTCTCATTACGCACTCACGGGTACATACGCACCCATGCACACAGAGAGTACCAAGTCAGTACCAATTAACTACAGTGCACCCAGGTTATAATGCCAAACTGGATATAATGTCACGTTTTTGGCTGAACGGAGTTTCTGCCTATATGACAGCCTGGTTATAGTGCCAAACTGGATATAATGTCACGTTTTTGGCTGAACGGAGTATCTGCCTGTATGATAGCCTGGTTACAGTGCCAAACTAGATATAATGTCAGGTTTTTGGCTGAACGGAGTTTCTGCCTATATGATagcctggttataatgccaaacTGGATATAATGTCAGGTTTTGGGCTGAAAAACGTGTAATCCCAGATAGGATGGTACCGAAAATAAGTGACAATACACTTCCTACCACCTAGAACCTGCTTCCTTGTTATGTTTCCACCTTATCTTGTTACATCTGTTTTAATCACGTGAACATATACACTTTGCATCCAAGCTTAAAACATAACGTTCTGCTCCTTATACTAAGCACCCATTGATTTACCTTTTATGTGAATCACTTCCATATGCTAGTGGAAGAAAATGCAGGATTCAGTTTTACCTATGCTAATGTCATGACATCGATCTATTCATACTTACACTTAAACTTGTCTGGAAATATAATTTATGTTATTAATATACAAAACCCCCATATGTACAGGTATGGCAAAGAGAGATGGTCTAGAAAAGGCAAATATGCTTCAACAACATTAAAAGGTTAATTATGCAATACCATGTTCTGTATTCACCTTGATGCATTGGCTGACCTCATCCCACAACCTCCCTTCATCGCCCCTGTATCTACCCACACTGAAGATGTATCTCTCTTCCACAATGTTCAGTAAGGTTGGGGGGATGTCACCTCGTCTCACGTCCTCAAACAACACCAGAACAATGCTCCCTGTGGTCATTCTCGAGGAGGAATACACAACACGGTTGACAATGAAGAGGCACCACTGGTCCTCAATAAAAGACTGGGTGAGAACGAGGACTGTTTTCCAACTGGAATCAATTCCGCTGATGATGTCGTCGGCTATTTGTCCTCCAGGGATGGTGTCTCTGTCCTTAAGGAAGAGTTTGACTCCGTGTCTATCTTCGAGGTGGTCTctaacagtgtgacagacataCTGGTAATCAACGTCGCTATAGCCGATGTAGGCGTCATTCGGGAAGTCAAGCCTCTGTAAAGGTCGGACTGTAGTTCTGTAGCCAAACAATCGCAGCACCATGTTTACAAGCAAGGTTTTTCTTACAACAGCAAGGTACATTCCAGCCATAGTAAGAATGGTCATGGCAAACACTGAAACTGTACCCGCCAGCACCAATCTCCCGTAACACGTTCTCCAGACCTTCTCATAATTTGCTGCATAGTTGGACGTATCATCGAAGGTGCCATCTTCCAGAAGACAAGTATATGTGCGACTTGGGGCTAGGGTAACGTTGGTGTTGGACAGCCAGAGAATAAAGTCCAGGTTATGACAACCACAAGAGAGACGATTGGCAGTCAGGTTCAGAGTTAAGTTGTTGTTGTAG is part of the Haliotis asinina isolate JCU_RB_2024 chromosome 6, JCU_Hal_asi_v2, whole genome shotgun sequence genome and harbors:
- the LOC137287892 gene encoding toll-like receptor 4, with protein sequence MTGNKLSYADFREDVFIPLRSLQKIHLQNNDGRSQGTYPKAFGKLRSVKEISLDTFETATFGKSFANMTNLTTLLFGFRGSDNNLVSLDKHMFADRPLEIIVLSRNRFKSIPFDLTSTPNLRNLDLSYNSVADLSKIEMTLLDDLAYNNNLTLNLTANRLSCGCHNLDFILWLSNTNVTLAPSRTYTCLLEDGTFDDTSNYAANYEKVWRTCYGRLVLAGTVSVFAMTILTMAGMYLAVVRKTLLVNMVLRLFGYRTTVRPLQRLDFPNDAYIGYSDVDYQYVCHTVRDHLEDRHGVKLFLKDRDTIPGGQIADDIISGIDSSWKTVLVLTQSFIEDQWCLFIVNRVVYSSSRMTTGSIVLVLFEDVRRGDIPPTLLNIVEERYIFSVGRYRGDEGRLWDEVSQCIKLQQPTVIYFPHSQLKVPIVIPFSAAAAYGHSILSSDSLQPSHTHLQQSTVIPFSTRYYVCAGNHLYAFTIPIEKKYSVQEIQRLIRKAGNHPFFPVCPHVHIQKL